Part of the Vanacampus margaritifer isolate UIUO_Vmar chromosome 12, RoL_Vmar_1.0, whole genome shotgun sequence genome, GCCTATATTTTTTCACTTACAATAAGTAGAATGTTTGGTtgatgaatacaaaataaaagtaaataaataaataaatgtcaaatgcGCAAAACTGTTCTTTCCTCATTTTCAACGGCCAATAATTAACCTAAAGTGATTCTATAGACAAttgctgaataaaataacacacattTGTGAAATACATAATTATGCACATGCATTTAATAAAGATTATttgaaagttttgttttgtatttaactaTGTACAGTGTGTAATTAATGTGTAACTGAACCAATttcatgaagagaaaaataataaatacataagtgCACATCTATGAAAATACTTTCATTAAAAGGAGAAAGCCAGACTAAATAAACAAGTGAGTTACGTTtacttttgtgatttatttcctTGGACACACATTTCtacttgtttatatttttatacacatGAAACATTTTGGGATTCTTTGACTTGATATTATAAATGGCATAGAAGTGCTTTTGTCACCAAAatacagatatatttttttaaatgccgttTCGATGTTCACTGTTCTTATTACACGCTTACTAACATTCACCAAACATAATACTTTTGAAGTGCCTTTATACTCACTGCAAGGTCAGCAAACTGGACGCCATCACCTCATCACATTGTCATGCAAAATGGATCCGGTTCGAATGTGATGttgaactttttctttctaGCTTGCGATGCCCAAATCAAAGTCCCGCgcctttgttttgaaaaccgGAGGCGGGCGACTACTCGGCCTTGTGGCGGGGCTGCAGATAGGCGCGGTAGAAGAAGCGCGAGAAGAGCAGCAGGTAGCTGAGGTACATGAGCGCCCCCCAGGCCAGGTGGCTGGGACGCGCGGGGCAGTCGGCGCGCGGCGTCCATCGGTAGAGCAGGCCGCTGACCGCCAGGCCCGCCGCCATCTGCGCCAGCTGGAGGGTGGTCAGGAGCATGGCCAGCCCGCGGGGCGCGCGCAGGCCGGCGGCGCGCCAAGCGTAGTAGGCGTACATGAAGGCGTGCACGCCGTAGTTCATGGTCATGAACCAGCCGCCGCCCGCCGCCATCTCCTTGTACGAGTACCACGCGTACAGCAGAACCGTCATGTGGTGGTACCAGTGCAGGAACAGCAGCCGCTGCTTCCGGAGCACAATGAAGGCCGTGTCGCCTGCGCACGCAGACGCCAACACACATAGACacgcggacacacacacacacacacacacacacaccatccgTCACCATCCGTCATCCGTCATAGCTACGGCACAATGAAAGTGGGCCTTACCCAGCTCAGGTGCTTTGCTGACGGCGAAGGCGAACGCCCAGAACTTACTGACGGGCCCGTTGTAGAAGCCCTGGTCGCACACGGACCGGCGCAGGCCGCCACTGGCCAGGATGTGAAGCATGTAGCAGCCCGTCCGCGCCGCGCCCGCCGCGCTGCTCGGAAAAGCGCTGGCGTCACTGTTGCCGTGGAGACGGACATCGTCGCGTGCGGACGGGAAACCAGGCTTACCTGAAGACGGCGAGAGCCAGCGACCACAAAAACATCGGTCTCCGCAGGTTCTTTTTGGGGCGGGACCTCATGTAGCGCTGACCTCCCAACACCAGGGCGGCGTACAAAGCGCTGATAGCAAATGAAGCGCCCCTGCAGGTGGACACATCAGGTGGACACATCAGGTGGACACGTGGCGTCAACACTTTGGGGAGACCAAGGCTGACACCAGAGATGACTGATATTCtccatttaaataaaagtactacggaggaggcggggcttCCGACTTCCCCGTCGCTTGCCCTTGTGCCCCTCGGGTGCGCATTCCCGCggatgggtgcgagtgtgtagcgtgtctgtctcagttgtctgCAGTGGGGTTGCAGGGGcgcgggtgcgagtgttgggacGCAGCCTGTGAAACGGCGTCAGTGTGAGACTTACGGAAGTCCAAGTCCGTGGCgttatttgtgtaaaaaacGACTTTGTTCAAAGGACTCACTGAAATAATGACTCAAGtcgaagtaaaaaaaagtacaggctctgc contains:
- the LOC144061669 gene encoding very long chain fatty acid elongase 6-like isoform X1; protein product: MAGGNHTPNLAAFDFEKRFDHIQAQKWMNDYWGASFAISALYAALVLGGQRYMRSRPKKNLRRPMFLWSLALAVFSAAGAARTGCYMLHILASGGLRRSVCDQGFYNGPVSKFWAFAFAVSKAPELGDTAFIVLRKQRLLFLHWYHHMTVLLYAWYSYKEMAAGGGWFMTMNYGVHAFMYAYYAWRAAGLRAPRGLAMLLTTLQLAQMAAGLAVSGLLYRWTPRADCPARPSHLAWGALMYLSYLLLFSRFFYRAYLQPRHKAE
- the LOC144061669 gene encoding very long chain fatty acid elongase 6-like isoform X2, with product MCPPDVSTCRGASFAISALYAALVLGGQRYMRSRPKKNLRRPMFLWSLALAVFSAAGAARTGCYMLHILASGGLRRSVCDQGFYNGPVSKFWAFAFAVSKAPELGDTAFIVLRKQRLLFLHWYHHMTVLLYAWYSYKEMAAGGGWFMTMNYGVHAFMYAYYAWRAAGLRAPRGLAMLLTTLQLAQMAAGLAVSGLLYRWTPRADCPARPSHLAWGALMYLSYLLLFSRFFYRAYLQPRHKAE